The proteins below come from a single Streptococcus hyointestinalis genomic window:
- a CDS encoding IS30 family transposase: MKNKHLTLSDRNDIQIGIEQLKTFSAIATKLGKDPSTISKEVRRNKVIKENSSTSNCEACPLLKKAPYVCNACPKKKSNCGYQKQFYYAKRAQLDYEAKLSESRTGVALNKEEFYKMDAIVSSAIQKGQHLNHIIASNELSASRASIYRYLEKGYLSTKPIDFPRVVKFRKRRTRNLQPIPKTAREGRSYADFQRFLTEKGISYWLEMDTVTGRIGGKVLLTFNLSFCNFIFARLLDNKTANEVAKHLYAIKNALHQKDMSFCELFPVILTDNGGEFARVDDIEMDVRGESKLFFCDPNRSDQKGRIEKNHTLIRDILPKGTSFDNLTQDDINLVCSHVNSVKRASFNGKSAYELFTFTYGEEVATLLGISKIDPENVIQSPRLLDK, from the coding sequence ATGAAAAACAAACACTTAACTCTCTCTGATCGCAACGATATTCAAATAGGAATCGAACAGCTAAAAACCTTCTCAGCTATCGCTACTAAGCTAGGAAAAGACCCGTCCACAATCTCAAAAGAAGTTCGGAGAAATAAGGTGATAAAAGAGAACTCTAGTACTTCCAATTGTGAGGCCTGTCCTCTTCTCAAAAAGGCTCCCTACGTTTGTAATGCCTGTCCAAAAAAGAAAAGCAACTGCGGATACCAGAAACAGTTCTACTACGCCAAAAGAGCTCAGCTTGACTATGAAGCTAAGCTCTCGGAGTCGAGAACAGGCGTTGCCCTAAACAAGGAAGAATTCTATAAAATGGACGCTATTGTCTCTTCTGCCATCCAAAAGGGACAACACCTCAACCACATCATCGCCTCCAACGAACTTTCGGCATCAAGAGCTTCTATCTACCGATACCTTGAAAAAGGCTATCTGTCCACAAAGCCTATTGATTTCCCCCGTGTCGTGAAATTCAGAAAGCGGAGAACCAGAAATCTCCAACCCATTCCTAAAACTGCTAGAGAAGGACGGTCTTACGCGGACTTCCAACGCTTTCTCACAGAGAAAGGAATCAGCTATTGGCTGGAAATGGACACCGTTACTGGACGGATCGGCGGAAAGGTACTTCTCACCTTCAACCTCTCTTTCTGTAACTTTATCTTCGCTCGATTACTTGATAATAAAACAGCCAATGAGGTCGCTAAACACCTCTACGCTATTAAGAATGCCCTGCATCAGAAGGATATGAGCTTCTGCGAACTATTCCCTGTCATTCTGACCGACAATGGTGGTGAATTCGCCAGAGTAGACGACATCGAAATGGATGTTCGTGGTGAATCAAAGCTCTTCTTCTGTGACCCCAATCGTTCGGACCAGAAAGGGAGAATTGAGAAGAATCACACACTTATCAGAGATATTCTTCCTAAAGGAACTAGCTTTGACAACTTGACACAGGATGATATCAACCTGGTTTGTTCACATGTCAACAGCGTCAAACGAGCTTCTTTCAACGGAAAATCAGCCTATGAACTCTTTACCTTTACCTACGGTGAGGAAGTGGCAACACTTCTCGGTATCTCTAAAATTGACCCTGAAAACGTCATCCAATCACCTCGATTATTAGATAAATAA
- a CDS encoding IS110 family transposase yields the protein MRVVFGIDVSKVSSEVAILVNGEKVHNYTMSNDAIGFSRLLGDLKTVHKPEIIFEATGVYSRRLQAFLDEHSYAYTRLNPLEAKKQLDSLRVRKTDQIDAEKLAQSQFVLNRKPTYIQEEVYQSLRDLSRFYQNLTEDIVRAKNRLHKVLQVTFPELETILSTPTGEQYWNLVTAFPCKDLVLELSKDELSKSIRLSTSKRISDKRVAYLAEKLTALANQSYCAVKKTSPIMEEVRYYAKELLRLSEQRQAVLDEMVELAQPLPEYDILFSIPGIAETTATSIIGELGDIRRFQSANQINAFIGIDLRHYESGNFIAKEHITKRGNPYARKILFKCIHNIASASHTNPCHIADFYEKRKRQSQTTSTKPHTIASIHRLIRTMYYLITHNKLYDYTLTQNQ from the coding sequence ATGCGAGTAGTATTTGGGATTGACGTGAGTAAGGTAAGTTCAGAAGTAGCCATTCTAGTCAATGGCGAGAAGGTACATAACTACACCATGTCCAATGATGCCATTGGCTTTTCCCGGCTACTTGGCGATTTGAAAACCGTCCACAAGCCAGAAATCATCTTTGAAGCAACAGGCGTCTATTCTCGTCGTCTTCAAGCTTTTCTGGATGAACATAGCTACGCTTATACACGGCTCAATCCCTTAGAAGCCAAGAAGCAACTGGATAGCTTGCGGGTGCGGAAAACAGATCAAATTGACGCTGAAAAACTGGCTCAGTCTCAGTTTGTACTGAATCGTAAACCCACTTATATCCAAGAAGAAGTCTACCAAAGCTTGCGGGATCTCAGCCGTTTCTATCAGAACTTAACCGAGGACATCGTTCGGGCTAAAAATCGCCTACACAAGGTCTTACAAGTCACTTTTCCAGAGTTGGAAACTATCTTATCTACACCAACCGGGGAACAATACTGGAACTTAGTTACTGCGTTTCCTTGCAAGGACTTGGTGCTTGAGTTAAGCAAAGATGAACTCTCAAAGAGCATCCGTCTGTCCACTTCAAAACGGATTTCTGACAAGCGTGTGGCTTACTTAGCAGAGAAGCTGACAGCACTAGCTAATCAATCTTATTGTGCCGTCAAGAAAACCTCTCCAATCATGGAAGAGGTTCGTTACTATGCAAAAGAATTGCTTAGACTTTCTGAACAGAGACAAGCAGTCTTAGACGAAATGGTGGAACTAGCTCAGCCATTACCTGAATATGACATTCTGTTCTCTATTCCTGGAATAGCTGAAACCACAGCGACCAGTATCATTGGTGAACTGGGAGATATTCGCCGTTTTCAGTCTGCCAATCAAATCAATGCCTTTATCGGTATTGACCTGAGACACTATGAATCTGGAAACTTCATCGCTAAGGAACACATTACCAAGCGTGGCAATCCCTACGCTAGAAAGATTCTGTTCAAGTGCATTCACAATATCGCCTCAGCTAGTCACACTAATCCTTGCCATATCGCAGACTTTTATGAGAAACGAAAAAGACAATCGCAAACGACTTCAACAAAGCCACACACGATTGCCTCCATACACCGTCTCATTCGGACAATGTATTACCTCATTACGCATAACAAACTTTATGATTACACTTTAACCCAAAATCAGTAA